DNA from Brassica napus cultivar Da-Ae chromosome C4, Da-Ae, whole genome shotgun sequence:
catgCAAGGCTGCAGGGAATGGTAGCATCGATGTCAAGGATACCAACGTTTCGTCGTAGATTCATGAACTTGGTCAAAGTGCTGTACATAGAAGCTCTTGAAGTGGGTGCGTCTGAAAACCGAGCTGGTGGGATTCTTATAACCGAGAGAGACCAAACGCAAAAGATGGACCAGAGTGCAACAACAGATATGGAAGTTGTATAAATAGTTTCGGATATCtcatcatttctttttttttctcttccctACGCTTCAGTCTTTCTAAGGTGGGCGTTTCCTCTGCTGTATGTGTGTACGTGGATTTTAGTGGTATTTCCTGTATATTAAATTTTCCTAGCTTTTGTGgttttaatgtttaaaattccGGTGCGTTCCAACTCGATCGTTTTTTTTCCTGATGTCCggttaattatgttattacaacGATGAGAAAGTCGATACCTTCTGTGAATATACATCTGATTACGTCACTCCGAGCCGCCTTATGAGGTAATGTCCGATGGTACGTCCTGCAACGTGCTGAAGATCTATTGTAACCTCTTTTTTCCTTAATCTGCATAATTTAGATTTTCTGGAGTTTGAACCTTATATCTTTTGGTGTAAAAGCATTAATGATCCATTAGTCAAACCGCTAGACTAAAGGGTTTCCACAAACTCGATCGTTTTTAtaaaagttctttttttaatgaattataaTATATCAATCGGAATTTACAAATCTGGCTTACACAAAATATTTCAATTCAAAAATTTCTAGCTAGCTTCGTTTTAAGTATCACCTCGACATGTTTTACTAGTTcggttttgatatttttgagaATTGATCACCATTCTTTATCTTCCACGAGAAGGTGAGATCCAAATGCTAAAAATTCTCATGTTATTGCTAAATCTTAGTGTGCTTATCTAAGCTTGTAATTACCCCCGACTCTGAAGCACGAGACAAACAGAAGAGAGAGAGGGCAAGGGACACTAACCGTAGGAAAATGCCAAGAGCCAAACTATACAACCTCGTATCCATCGCCAAACGTTGCACGAGCAAAAGAAACCAAAACTGCGTCCGACAATAAAGGACCTGCAGAAAAACAGACCTAAGAAGATCGTTAGCTCGAAGACCTAAGAAGATTGTTAGCTCGAAGACCTGCTAAAAGGAATTGAGAACAACATTACCATGGAACGTCAAGTGACAATACACGACACTAGAATGTGTCGTATCTCCGGTTGGGGTCACCGATTAGGTAAGAGGACCACAGACAACCTGGACCCACTACACTCACCGCTAAACGCCTCTTTTGAGAACCCCAAAGGCTATCTTAACCAGCCAAACATTGAACCCGGTGACTAACGGATCAATCCTCACAAGTAAACTACGAGCTAAACAAGAAAGAAACTGTCAACAAGCTTCAAACATTGAACCTTGAAATAGCACAGAGAAGTGGAATATAAAATGAAAGGAAGGCCACCAAACTACGATGAAGATGCCATAGATGACAAAAACGTAACACAGTGAGACACCACACAAGATCCGACACACGCCAGACCCATTGGATAAGTATATCCTCGAGCAAAGGAAACATGCGTGGTTCACCACGACACCGAAGCATAGCCACCATACCAGTAATCGATATCGTTCAAAATAGAACCGGCGAGAGCAAGAGCTCCTCCTCTGTGCTCTACCAACTCTAAAAAAGGGAAAAGGGGAAATCACTCTCTTGTACAATGATATACGATAGATTTTACCACATTTAGACCATGGTATATGTTCTTTATTGAGTATCTTATATGTGTTTGGAGTCTGTTTTACAGTATTTTAGGTTCAAGTGCGTTTTGGAAAACTTTGGTGACTTTGAAGTtatttgaggtgcagaactgcagaGAAGCATCAAACGTTTAGTCATGGATGGAAACCTTACAACGGTTTGATTGAGCctatcttttgacacaagataaaaaatttagttagtttTCCAATGCCACAAGTTTGAGATCCATCTGATGGTTAGATCTAAAATTATGTTCGTTCTACTGAGAGTGGTACGTCAGCTTCCTCGTGAAGCTGACGAAGATATGAAGGAATGTCGATTGACACTACACCATTGGTGTCGCTTGACACTGATGCCAGAAGACGGGCCGAGTCTATTTAAAGACCGACTTGAGGCCAGAAATTACCCTAAATTACCAGAATTCTCTTGGCCGACtcaaaaccctatttatgtgtgtttctaagccattgtttaGGCTATGCTTTCTATTCTATTATTTTAGGTTTTCTCTTAGgttaagagagaagagaggaactccTTCACATTTCTCTTGAAACTCCTTCACAGTTCTCttggaactcctttggtttttattattgatttcTATTTCAACTATTCATCTATGGTTTATGTGACAACTATCATGTCTTCATATATTCCCTGTTAGGTTTAGGAATCCTTCACAGAATTGAGCTAACTGCTTGTATTCTAGAGTAGCTAAATAGAATCATGATTTTAGGTTGTTGACAACTACGAACGTAGGCTCATACCCTGATAATAATTCTACCGAGCTAGGTTGTTAGATACATCTAGAGCTAGGTCGTTAGTGTTTATCTAaggaagtatcgatcgatacttaGTCAATAGTATCAATCGACACTCATTTCTTGTTCACATGTGAGAGCTGGAACAAAGACTTAGTCATCTGATTAGTAATTGCATGCGAGAGCTGGATTATTTGCTTATTGAATTTCAGTTCTAGGGTCAACCCTTAGCATCTATATATTATGGTTCTGATAACCTGAATGAAAGTCTAGCACTCTCCTTCCATCACAAACAAACaactatattatttactttacTTCTTTATTTACTGTTTTATACTATTTGACCTAGCTTGATCTGAAACTCAAGTCTATTGTGTCAGATATCAAGTTTCTGTGGATACGATCCTCAAATATTACAATCGAGCTATTATTGGAGAGAGTTTCTCTTGGGGGTAATTTGAGCACATCAAATTTGGCACCATTTCCGGGGACTGATCACCATTAAACTAGTATCGTGTGGTGGATCTTCATCATCACTTGACTTTTGGTTCCCCTCGAGGTTCATTACATTCACTCTGGGCATGTCTGATTAGTTCCTCTACCTCACATGTTATTCCTTTTAATAACTTATCATTTCTTGCTTTCCATAGGTACCAGATAATCCATGGATATGTGTCTCTGTCTAGATTCAGATCTTCTATATCACTCTTCCTCCAAAAGAGGTAGTCCAGATTCGTGTAAACGCTTGATATTGGGAAGGTATCAAGACACGATGGTATGGAAGCTAATTCCCATGTTAACAAAGCATGAGGACATTCAAATAGAGCATGGTTAACTgattcatcatcttctccaCATCTTCGAAAGTGATTATCAAAACGCATATGACGTCGTGTCAAATTTTCTGTTACTGCCAGATAGTCTGAAGCCATTTCCCAAATCAAATGTTGCATCTTTTTTGACACCTTGATCTTCTAGGCATAAGCTTGAAGCTTAGTTATACTAGGGTCATATACCACTTCCTTGGAGAATTGATACATTATATTTCTTGCCATCCAATATCTAGATTTCACTGTGTACAACCCACTCTTCATATAACTCCAACTATATTTATCATCACTATACGCTTGACTAATGTCCAAGCTTCGAATAAGGAGAATATCCTTTGGAGCTACAAATTGCTCTGACATCCTGACATTCCACAGTTTGGTGTACCCTTGGAAAAATCAGATGCCATCATTTGTGGGTGCACCACCGGGACAGCTGGCATAGTGGGCCTAGCCAGAGTTGTAAGGATCCATGGATCATCCCAGACCTGAATTTGATATCATGAATGTACCACTCGTCTTATCCCTAATGATAGTAAGGGCTTTGCTTCCATCAAGCTAGTCCATATGTAGGAATATGATACATGCCTGTTGCACGTAAAATTGAACATGTACGATGGTATTTTTCTCAAAGAACTCTCGCTAGAAGAGAATTTGGGAATTGTATCGGTTGCTACAATTGTTTGGCTAATAATATGCCAGATTAAATTCATGATCTATATGAAACCAattctcctttcttcttttgGACATCATAATTTTCCTATTTTGCCTAGTTTATCTCTCTGTTTGGTGGATTCGAGCTCCACCAAAACCTTGCAATGGTACTTGTTAATTTTTGgcaaatttcaaaagaaaacagaaaactTGACATACATTGGTAGTGCTTGAGCAATGACTTTAATAAGAACTATGTAAATGATTTATtagatttatttgtttaaagtAATTGATGATTGAAATACaacaaatcatttattttactattttattttttataaatattattaaatatataaataaaaaattaaagtgaaatatatttaaaattatttgtatttttttgtagcaaaataagaaaactattgaataaaaaaacagtacgataaagaaaaataaattgttagaaGAAAAAGTtggttatatgaaaaaataccaaaaataaaataataataataataataataataataatgatattaataagagaaattctctaggatagctatttttaagtttttgtcacaaaatagcttccaatgaagaaaatgatcaaaataaattttattaaagtgtaaaaatgtatttttatcttaaggttaactaatctagacttaacatttagagttaaggggtaggAGTTTGATgatagggtttcaaattttaaaaaataaaaaataaatcttaaaaatttcaaaataaaaatggattattttggtcattttcttttttgagagttatttttgttaaaagaaaacataaaaatgactatttaatagaataataataataataataataaggtcAGTAAGAATTGGACATGGCTAACGAGAATAACTTTTGGCCAGTAAGGACATATTGAGTTGAGCACCTATTATAATATTTCTACCATCTTCCAAACACATCTAACTGCAAAATTCTAACGGGATCTGCACCCAAAAATTTATGATCATTAACCATGTGTTgtattgataaaaaaacatgcgttgtattttaaaataaactagatctcgatccgcacAACCGcacggatttttgttttcaattctaaattaatatatattataatatatatgtgtttatcaatttttaaaacataataagtttacggtatatttttttttattgaatagattgtttcaaactttcacatgtatttgtatcttcttctatatatatatttttggattattatttcaattaaaatcataactatatatataaagattagtaaaaaaaattttattgtcatattgaaaaatatagtaacatttcacaaatttagaaaatttttaaaaaattaaacttttcgtttcatagatttatattatcgagtaaataattaaacattaagttttggtttaatttttaaaataaactatataatttaaattttgttttcattggtttaaggtagtaaagattaatcattgttagataatatgattttttttatttaaaattttttttttataattttaaaagttaacatcgacaaatatttaaataattaacatcaGAGGTATAgaattacaatattaaattatatctatttaatttatactatctataaatccaatggatcatctattgtttaaatctaattattgatagctcaataaaaatttctggtatgcccaaaatttaaatgataaaattagagattaaatgtaacatgattttatagaaataattaggtccattaaaaaaaaaaaaagtcacatTGTGACTtatgtttaatatataagagataagATGAATACTAAAATGGTTTATGAGGAATTTACATAAAAAGACACTTCCGAAGAGGgtcatataagaaaattagaaGAGTTTGCGGGGGTAGATCAGATTTACCCCGAATTGGAAACGGGAGCGGGGGGAGCTTTGGAGAAGGAAAGGTTAGGATTCAAGGGTGTGTAGTTTTGGGTTCATTCGTGTTTCTTGTGCTCTCTGTTCGTTCGATTGCTAGGGGAAATAAATAAGAAGAACAGGCAAAGTGAAGAGGTTTTGTGATTtaggttttttgtttgtttgtttgtgtgtggGTCTGATTCCAAAAGATGGCAATAGCGCGAACTGGAGTTTACGTTGATGATTACCTCGAGTGTAAGATCGATCCACCCTCTCCTATTTTTTCTGATTCGTTGTTTCGATTTAGGGcttcaattttatttcattttttgtcGTGTAGATGCCAGCACTTTCCCTGCGGAGCTTCAGAGATTGCTAAATACAGTTCGCGAACTGGACGAGAGATCTCAATGTAAAAGATCGATAAACCCTTAGTGTgtgttttgtttgattgatgATTGTCTCTTGTTTTTTGAAGCGCTCATAAACCAGACGAGGCAGCAAACCAAGTATTGCTTAGGGCTTGCCTCCAAGAAGGGCAGTGGCAATAATAATCATTACAACACTGGTCTTGATGACGACGAAACCATTGACAAAATGCGTAAAGAGATTGAGTCCAGCCAGGAAAATGCTTTAAGTTTGTGTACGGAGAAGGTCTTATTGGCCCGCCAAGCCTATGATCTTGTAAGCTCCATGATTTATTGTCTCTCACAAGTACACTATCATCATGTATACTTACTCCGGTTTCAGATTGATAGTCACTTAAAACGACTTGATgaagatctcaataatttttctgAAGATTTGAAGCAAGGTATGTAATCTCTAATTACTACTGTCTTCTCAAGGATAATCGATTAGAAAACTATGTCTTTTCATATTCTAATGGCTACACGCTCAGTTTATTCCTAGTTTGTGAGTCAATCTGACCTGGATTGATTGATTGAGAATTGTCGGTTGGTAATTACagtcctgttttttttttttctcacgtTGATTATTGTCTAGATAACCAAATGAATTAAGGAGCTAGGCCAAGTGTTGGAATCTGTGTATTCATCTTGTTCGGGCTCTTTATTTTATTACCCTCTCTTGTAAACTTCTTCTAGATCAACCTCAAGGCACTGCAATTTTGTTTTAAGCTATAGAGACCACTTAAACCCTCAAATCATAGCTAAACCTGTTCATTGTCGTGGGGGTCCTCTttatttctaatatgttattttttctATCAGAGGGGAAGATTCCAACCGACGAGCCCTCTGTTCTTCCTCCACTACCTATAGTTCCTAAGCAGGAAAAGCGCAAGTCTTTTTATGGCACACCTCAGCCTAAGAAGATTGATTACAGAGATAGAGAGTGGGATCGTGACAGGGACTTCGAGCTCATGCCTCCTCCAGGAAGCCATCGGAAAGACTTCACCCCTATTGATGAGCAGCCTATCGATCCTAACGAACCGACCTACTGTGTCTGCCATCAGGtcctgaatatatatatataaattctgCAAGATGCTTTAGGTTGTTGTGGTCTTTGATTAACgcttgttatttttattttattttgttcagGTGTCCTTTGGGGACATGATTGCCTGTGACAATGAGAATGTGAGTCTGCTCTGTTACCATCTTATTTTCCATTTCATGTTTGGTTACTACAAAACCATGTAATCGTTTTTCCCTTTCCATAGTGTCAAGGAGGTGAATGGTTTCACTATACATGCGTTGGCCTCACCCCCGAAACCAGATTCAAAGGGAAATGGTATTGCCCTACCTGCAGGCTCCTCCCACAGTCCCATTAGTATCATTCGTACTTGTGAAGGTAGCACTTTTGTCGTTTTTGTCTAATATGGACATCTGCATGAGCTTATGATTATTGCGTCTCGTAGGTGGCGATGACATCTTCTTTGGTACCTTCTCTTCTAGAAGAATCTCCATTTTTATTGCAATCATGTCATGTTTTATACAATCTCGGATTAATCCTAGTTTTGCAAATACTAAGTGCTACTCTGCCATCTCCTGTTACAATGAATTAGACTTTGGAGTCAAATCGAGATGTAATATTTGAAGAATATAATGTCGAGCAAAAGCACAATTCAATTCAATCGAGATGTTTATTTGATGTAACAAAAAATGTAAACCATTAATCACAACTTTTTTTATATGAgaaattttcaatgcaaatttcaaattaaaatacgaagatctcaatattttttcaatgcaaatttatgtatttttatacggtatatagtttaatttaaatgacaTTAAAATAGACATGTATATATTCATATGActttatgtatatatgtttaatatgaatatctattaaataagatttcatattcaatatgattttataatcatttgtatcttgttataaagaaaatgttaaactactgatcacaaattttttgatatgagattttaaccatttttagtaatttataatcgtttaaaaaaatttaaaatataacatataaaaaaaatttaaatattttattatatggttaatgtgattgtttaatttttttaaataatataaagttaAACAATAAAGAGGGATgatataaaaattgttatcaaatatttattattcataatcattaattatcatatatcatattagttaattcgtagcttttatttaaggaaagaatataaaatattattttatacactattaattaatttgatagttaatttaataaaaagtataatatatgtttagattgaccaacctattttctaaagattctaaaaaattttaatgatgatatgtggctaaaaaaaattgttgtaatACTTTTCAATTAATATGAGATATCTGACCACACAAAATGAGAAGATATCTCTGACGTCCAGAGTGGTGGAAGACATTCAAACATTATAAAAGCTATTGTGTGTTGCTAAGAACAAGCTGTTTTCATTTACAACAATCAAAGTTAGTATAGATTATGAAGTATACAGGGGCAACATGGTAGGAACTctaaaaaccaacatatataaatagattaCTCTGTTGAAATGTACAGAATACGCCGCTATGGGTAGAAACAATTCTCGAGATGTATATGTTCGTCTTTCAATGTTTTCGACTTGGATTTTCCTCTTCAGTATGTAGATTATTTTTGGAAACCAGAGCTATCGGATCCTTATTGTAGCTGTGGATCACTCATAATATCCTGCAAAGTGAAAATATGGCTTACTAACCAAGCAATGTTTAAAATCTGCTAAAACACTTTAATGGACTCATACATATAGTGAAGTTGTGGCAACTGGACGCTGTATGTGGCAGTTATTCCGGTTCGTAGTAGTATTCGGTGAAGGTCGAAGGCTTCTGCCAAAGTTAACAGATGGCATGATTTCTTCGGCTAGTGCTCTCAGTCTGTTAAGCTCAGGCAAAACAGCGTGACCCAAGTCAGGCCTGTCTTTGCGTCTTAATTCTGCACATTTTAGAGCAAGTTTGGCTGCAACCAAGGCCTCTTCGACTGGCCAGTCAGGAACAATAGGGTCTAACATCTCGGCGAATTTTCCGTTTTGGATTGCTTTCTCAACATGGTGTGTCAAACCCATTGGTGGCTTAGCTGTAAGTATTTGCAAAAGCATAATCCCGAACGAGTAGATGTCTGATTTAGTCCCCAGCATGCCGGTCTGCTGGTATTCTGGATCTATATAACAGAATGTTCCGGCTGTTGACGTCATTCTATATTGTGTTACGGTGTCTGCAACCGATGGAGGGACTAGCCTTGCCAAGCCAACATCAGAAATCTTGCTGACGAAATGCTTGTCAAGTAAAATGTTTCCCGGTTTAAGGTCACGGTGAACCAAAGGCTCCGGTTTCATCTGGTGGAGGAAATGCAGACCGGTTGCAATTTCAGCTGCTATGCGAAATCTTAGCTGCCAAGAAAGAATTGGAGAGTTTCCTCGTCTGAACAGACAGTCTTCTAAGCTACCATTTGCCATGTATTCGTAGACTAAACATCCGTATTCCGGACAGGCTCCAAGTAAGAGAACCATGTTCGGATGTCTCATACAGGTTAGTACTTCAACCTCTTGCTGGAACTGAGACCTTCCTTGTGCCGCGTCTGGTCTTAGAACTTTTATTGCCACTTGTGTGTAATCTAGTGATCCCTTGTAAACAGGTCCATAACCTCCTTCTCCAATCTTGCGACTGGGAGAGAAATCTTCTGTGGCTTCTTCAATCTCCTCGATTATGTATTTCCTGTATCTTAAATCAGTTTTCGCCAAAGAACTCGTCGCCCTCTTC
Protein-coding regions in this window:
- the LOC106397059 gene encoding PHD finger protein ING2, which translates into the protein MAIARTGVYVDDYLEYASTFPAELQRLLNTVRELDERSQSLINQTRQQTKYCLGLASKKGSGNNNHYNTGLDDDETIDKMRKEIESSQENALSLCTEKVLLARQAYDLIDSHLKRLDEDLNNFSEDLKQEGKIPTDEPSVLPPLPIVPKQEKRKSFYGTPQPKKIDYRDREWDRDRDFELMPPPGSHRKDFTPIDEQPIDPNEPTYCVCHQVSFGDMIACDNENCQGGEWFHYTCVGLTPETRFKGKWYCPTCRLLPQSH
- the LOC106399121 gene encoding U-box domain-containing protein 34-like produces the protein MQMAESEKEKSRAAMETAMASHRIAEFEAQKRKHIQTAEEKKRATSSLAKTDLRYRKYIIEEIEEATEDFSPSRKIGEGGYGPVYKGSLDYTQVAIKVLRPDAAQGRSQFQQEVEVLTCMRHPNMVLLLGACPEYGCLVYEYMANGSLEDCLFRRGNSPILSWQLRFRIAAEIATGLHFLHQMKPEPLVHRDLKPGNILLDKHFVSKISDVGLARLVPPSVADTVTQYRMTSTAGTFCYIDPEYQQTGMLGTKSDIYSFGIMLLQILTAKPPMGLTHHVEKAIQNGKFAEMLDPIVPDWPVEEALVAAKLALKCAELRRKDRPDLGHAVLPELNRLRALAEEIMPSVNFGRSLRPSPNTTTNRNNCHIQRPVATTSLYV